From Thermococcus barophilus MP:
TCTTCTCTGAGCTTTTTCACAGCTGCTATACCAGTTGCAGAAGCTGGCTGGACAAATACACCCTCTTGAGCCAGCATCCTCTGAGCTTTAAGGATCTCCTCATCACTAACAGCAACACACATGCCGTTGAGCTTTCTCAAAAGCCTCAATACAGCGTTTCCGCTCGGCGGGTATGGATTTTCAATTGCATGCGCTATCGTGTGCTGATTTTCAAATCTTTCAATTTTTTCTTTCCCTTCAATGAAAGCTTTGTAAATCGGTGAGCAACCTTCAGCTTGGACACAAACAAACATTGGCAACTTATCAATAAGCTTACTCTTTTTGAGCTCAAGGAAGCCTTTTATGATCCCTCTAATCAGACCACCAGAGCTCGTTGGAACTACAACGTAATCTGGCATGACCTCTTCAACAATCTCAAAGCTGATACCCTTATATCCCTCTATACGGAATGGATCGTCAGAATTTATGAAGTAGATGCCAAGCTTCTGTCCAAGATTAAGGCTTTCATAGTAGAGTTTTCCGTAATCACCTCTAACTTTTATAACCTCAGCTCCATAAACAGCAATCTGCTTGAGCTTTTCCTCTGCTATGTATGAAGAAACGAGAATATAAGCTTTCAGCCCTGCTCTCGATGCATAAGCTGCAACACTTGCAGCCATATTGCCAGTTGAAACAGTTCCAACTTTGTCAAAGCCAAGCTGCAAAGCCCTGTGGATTCCCAAAAATGTTCCCCTATCCTTAAAGCTCCAAGTTGGATTAACAGTTTCGTTTTTTAAATAAAGCTGAATTCCGAGCTCTTTTGAGAGCTTCCTTGCTCTTATAAGTGGAGTATCCCCTTCCCCTAAGCTCAAATCCAAGTCAAGTTCAAAAGGAAAGAACTGAACAAAACGTTCCCAAACACTTTTTCCGATTCCAGCAAAGCCTTCAAAAAGCTTAAGCTCTAAAGGTTCTCCACACTCACACCTTTGATATGGCTTTCTCAGAGAATACTCTCTACCGCAAGCTGTACACCTAAGCATTCTTCAGCCTCCTAACCGCTGTAAACATAACATATCTCCCTTCCTGCTTAATTGTAAATGATAGTCCAAATTCTGGATGTGCCTTAATGTAGTTATCTCCAATTGTTTTGAGTGCAGCGTAGAACTTCTCAGCGCTGCTCTCATCTCTCCAAGCAGTTTTCCAAGCCAAGATTAAGCTTGTAGAGTTTTGAGCCAAAATTAACTTATCCCCCCTCCACCCATCTGCAATCTCCTTTGCTTCTTTTTCCTCATAATTATTAACAAGTAAGAGCAAATAAACATAGAATTCTCCCATCGTGTCTTCATGGAGTACCCCACCATTTCTAACGCTTAAACTCACATTTTCTGGCAATGTATAGCTCAGATACATTTCTGGGTTCATTACCTGCTGAGTCGTGACTGGCAACTTTGAGTATGCACTATTAACCAAACCCCAACCACCTTTCTCGTAGAGATACTGCACAAATTTATCGCCAAAAACGTAAGGGAAAGCGTTTAAGCTCCAAACGGGGTCTTCGAGGTATAGAGCCGTTATCTTCTCTATTGGGATGTAGTGCCTTTTGCAGTATAAATCAGCGACTAAGTCAGCATCCCCTTCAACCAAGGC
This genomic window contains:
- the thrC gene encoding threonine synthase, yielding MLRCTACGREYSLRKPYQRCECGEPLELKLFEGFAGIGKSVWERFVQFFPFELDLDLSLGEGDTPLIRARKLSKELGIQLYLKNETVNPTWSFKDRGTFLGIHRALQLGFDKVGTVSTGNMAASVAAYASRAGLKAYILVSSYIAEEKLKQIAVYGAEVIKVRGDYGKLYYESLNLGQKLGIYFINSDDPFRIEGYKGISFEIVEEVMPDYVVVPTSSGGLIRGIIKGFLELKKSKLIDKLPMFVCVQAEGCSPIYKAFIEGKEKIERFENQHTIAHAIENPYPPSGNAVLRLLRKLNGMCVAVSDEEILKAQRMLAQEGVFVQPASATGIAAVKKLREEGRIKGDERVVSILTGAGLKTLHQLGRFEVRECEMKRLKDCLVGQI
- a CDS encoding eCIS core domain-containing protein encodes the protein MRKKSGLITLTLIIILIASFYQIRVGSIDERAKQVLQKVQEIESEVQEIRNLSFKESPKIIVITRQEALKKWGPSEENIYELRMWEAIYKMTFLVPPSYNLTKEKKEQTASWIAATIGNKVYIIEENFLESGETAYRVVAHELTHVLQKQNFNAPYSGPTLDSTLAIRALVEGDADLVADLYCKRHYIPIEKITALYLEDPVWSLNAFPYVFGDKFVQYLYEKGGWGLVNSAYSKLPVTTQQVMNPEMYLSYTLPENVSLSVRNGGVLHEDTMGEFYVYLLLLVNNYEEKEAKEIADGWRGDKLILAQNSTSLILAWKTAWRDESSAEKFYAALKTIGDNYIKAHPEFGLSFTIKQEGRYVMFTAVRRLKNA